The Streptomyces sp. P9-A4 genome contains a region encoding:
- a CDS encoding FecCD family ABC transporter permease, which yields MSTTTTTPDAGTATGARTATGARPAGYGIVRARSVSFLVHRRSALVAGGLLLLLAVSSVAYLCVGERFVGPSEVVRILFGQSSPSAFVVEELREPRLVVALAVGAAFGIAGALIQTVARNPLASPDIIGISQGAGAVTVAAMTFGLTSYTVLPYLSIAGGVLAAALVYAFAWRGGLHATRFVLIGIGFAIALRSLTTLFMTKGDYLVAQQAQIWMTGSLNGRGWDESAPIRWTLLLMLPAVLWAARAQRTVSLDDDTATALGVRLGPVRLGLVAVGVVLASVATGVAGPVDFVALLAPQIARRMTRTAQIPLLCSALTGAVIVVLADLLGRRLFSPVELPVGVLTAAVGAPYLIWLIVRSRTAGSAGGKA from the coding sequence ATGAGTACGACCACTACGACCCCCGACGCGGGTACGGCCACGGGCGCGCGGACGGCCACCGGCGCGCGGCCCGCCGGGTACGGCATCGTCCGCGCCCGGAGCGTGTCCTTCCTCGTCCACCGGCGCTCCGCGCTCGTCGCCGGGGGGCTGCTGCTGCTCCTGGCCGTGTCCTCCGTCGCGTACCTCTGCGTCGGCGAGCGCTTCGTCGGCCCCTCCGAGGTCGTCCGCATCCTGTTCGGGCAGTCGTCGCCGTCCGCGTTCGTCGTGGAGGAGCTGCGCGAGCCCCGGCTCGTCGTCGCGCTCGCCGTCGGCGCGGCGTTCGGCATCGCGGGCGCCCTCATCCAGACCGTCGCCCGCAACCCGCTCGCCTCCCCCGACATCATCGGCATCAGCCAGGGCGCCGGGGCCGTCACCGTCGCCGCGATGACCTTCGGCCTCACCTCGTACACCGTCCTGCCGTACCTCTCGATCGCCGGCGGTGTCCTCGCCGCCGCGCTCGTGTACGCGTTCGCCTGGCGCGGCGGGCTGCACGCGACCCGCTTCGTCCTCATCGGCATCGGCTTCGCCATCGCGCTGCGGTCCCTCACCACCCTCTTCATGACCAAGGGCGACTACCTCGTCGCCCAGCAGGCCCAGATCTGGATGACGGGCTCGCTCAACGGGCGCGGCTGGGACGAGTCCGCGCCCATCCGCTGGACGCTGCTCCTCATGCTGCCCGCCGTGCTGTGGGCGGCCCGCGCGCAGCGGACCGTCTCCCTCGACGACGACACGGCGACCGCACTCGGCGTACGGCTCGGGCCGGTCCGGCTCGGACTCGTCGCCGTGGGCGTGGTGCTGGCGTCGGTGGCGACGGGCGTCGCGGGGCCGGTCGACTTCGTCGCGCTGCTCGCACCGCAGATCGCCCGCCGGATGACCAGGACCGCGCAGATCCCGCTGCTGTGCTCCGCGCTGACCGGCGCGGTGATCGTGGTCCTCGCCGACCTGCTCGGCAGGCGGCTCTTCTCCCCCGTCGAACTGCCGGTGGGAGTCCTGACGGCGGCGGTCGGCGCCCCGTATCTGATCTGGCTCATCGTCCGGAGCCGTACCGCAGGATCCGCTGGAGGCAAGGCGTGA
- a CDS encoding FecCD family ABC transporter permease, which produces MPAAFRTRRVLATSAALVALLLAVLLSLAVGARAIAPSTVFDALLHGGTSPDAEVVRQLRVPRTLIGLMVGAALALAGTALQGITRNPIADPGILGISQGSSVGVVLAISFFGVHTLTGYVWFAFAGAALAAVAVHAIASSGRGGATPVKLALGGAAINALLLSVTTGILTTRASALDEFRFWQIGSLDGRDAQIVGQIWPFLLLGAVLVLSVARGLDALALGEDVAKGLGQRVATVRIVGGIGAAVLTGAAVAAAGPVAFVGLAVPHIARAIVGSDHRWVLPMAAIVGPVMLLVADVAGRIVFPPGEVPAGVMTALIGVPFLVTLVRRKAVPA; this is translated from the coding sequence ATGCCAGCCGCTTTCCGTACCAGACGGGTCCTCGCGACCTCGGCGGCTCTCGTCGCCCTGCTGCTCGCCGTACTCCTCAGCCTCGCCGTCGGCGCCCGCGCCATCGCCCCCTCCACGGTGTTCGACGCCCTGCTGCACGGCGGTACGAGCCCCGACGCCGAGGTCGTACGGCAGCTCCGCGTCCCCCGCACCCTCATCGGGCTGATGGTCGGCGCCGCGCTCGCGCTCGCCGGCACCGCGCTCCAGGGCATCACCCGCAACCCGATCGCCGACCCCGGCATCCTCGGCATCAGCCAGGGCTCCTCCGTCGGCGTCGTCCTCGCGATCTCGTTCTTCGGCGTGCACACCCTCACCGGGTACGTGTGGTTCGCCTTCGCCGGAGCCGCCCTCGCGGCGGTCGCCGTGCACGCCATCGCCTCCAGCGGGCGCGGCGGGGCGACACCCGTGAAGCTGGCGCTCGGCGGGGCCGCGATCAACGCGCTGCTGCTCTCCGTCACCACCGGCATCCTCACCACCCGGGCCTCGGCGCTCGACGAGTTCCGGTTCTGGCAGATCGGCTCGCTCGACGGGCGCGACGCGCAGATCGTCGGCCAGATCTGGCCCTTCCTGCTGCTCGGCGCGGTCCTCGTCCTCTCCGTGGCACGCGGGCTCGACGCGCTCGCGCTCGGCGAGGACGTCGCCAAGGGGCTCGGACAGCGGGTCGCGACCGTGCGGATCGTCGGCGGGATCGGCGCGGCCGTCCTCACCGGCGCGGCCGTCGCCGCCGCCGGGCCGGTCGCCTTCGTCGGCCTCGCCGTGCCGCACATCGCGCGCGCGATCGTCGGCTCCGACCACCGGTGGGTGCTGCCGATGGCCGCGATCGTCGGGCCGGTGATGCTGCTCGTGGCGGATGTCGCCGGGCGGATCGTGTTCCCGCCGGGCGAGGTGCCCGCCGGGGTGATGACGGCGCTGATCGGGGTGCCGTTCCTGGTGACCCTCGTACGCCGGAAGGCGGTGCCGGCATGA
- a CDS encoding HAD family hydrolase, whose amino-acid sequence MTTPAATSPATPTTPPLTVGFDLDLTLIDTRPGIKAAFEAFSAQYGVPIDADLVVSRLGPPLEQEMAHWVPEERVTDMVARYRALYPMYAIEPSHPMPGARDAIAAVREAGGRTIVVTAKNGPHAELHLAHLGIEPDAVVGSLWAEGKAEALRAHGAQVYVGDHVGDVRGAATAGAFSVAVATGPCPAEELKEAGADVVLTDLTDFRPWWESYLA is encoded by the coding sequence ATGACGACCCCAGCCGCCACTTCACCGGCCACCCCCACCACACCCCCGCTCACCGTCGGCTTCGACCTCGACCTGACGCTGATCGACACCCGCCCCGGCATCAAGGCCGCCTTCGAGGCGTTCTCGGCGCAGTACGGCGTCCCGATCGACGCGGACCTCGTCGTCAGCCGTCTCGGTCCGCCGTTGGAGCAGGAGATGGCGCACTGGGTCCCCGAGGAGCGGGTCACGGACATGGTGGCCCGCTACCGGGCGCTCTACCCGATGTACGCGATCGAGCCCTCGCACCCGATGCCGGGCGCCCGGGACGCCATAGCGGCGGTCCGCGAGGCGGGTGGCCGCACGATCGTCGTCACCGCGAAGAACGGCCCGCACGCCGAGCTGCACCTCGCGCACCTCGGCATCGAGCCGGACGCGGTCGTCGGCAGCCTGTGGGCCGAGGGCAAGGCGGAGGCCCTGCGCGCGCACGGCGCGCAGGTGTACGTGGGGGACCACGTCGGCGATGTCCGGGGCGCCGCGACGGCGGGCGCCTTCTCGGTGGCGGTCGCGACCGGCCCCTGCCCCGCGGAGGAGTTGAAGGAGGCCGGCGCGGACGTGGTCCTGACGGACCTGACGGACTTCCGTCCCTGGTGGGAGAGCTACCTGGCCTGA
- a CDS encoding recombinase family protein, whose translation MTPGLRYLACLRLSAESDGSTSIEWQRGVIRHHVSSPHLSGVLAGEAEDTDVSGSMSPFKRPKLGRWLTSRADEFDVIVAAKMDRLTRRSMHFNELLEWAQQNGKYIVCVEEGFDLSTPQGKMMARMTAVFAEAEWDTIQARILNGVQSRLENRSWLTGAPPTGYSIKAVEGGKRKVLEIDRDFHPYVEEVFRRVREGQSTHRIARDFNSRGVLTWGDHLRKVKGEETKGTQWQSTIINKFIRSSWLPGIYTYKGEAILGDDGEIVILPEEPLATMDEWTDLVDRIKSTPKAEGAESRNGAKSLLSGVARCGECNSSVTSLMGSGHTRRDGTKVPGHRYYRCSKKFKGGACSTGLYVRADVLDTWVDQEILGSVGTWDMYERAGVGPSQARELRSAKARLEKLETDFLAGEYDGQGQEESYRRMHKSLSAKVALLDRQEAERVNPAIKSTGKKYGKVWQSKDREDRREFLRTYGVKLWAWGKGAEEGGSGMVMDLGDIQTMANELSLSRPGNKEGMTRMVISHNVTEECRRKALAFAKE comes from the coding sequence ATGACACCCGGCCTGCGCTACCTAGCCTGCCTCCGCCTGTCCGCCGAGTCCGACGGGTCCACGTCCATCGAGTGGCAGCGTGGCGTCATCCGGCACCACGTCAGCTCTCCCCACCTGTCTGGCGTCTTGGCGGGAGAGGCAGAGGACACCGATGTCTCAGGCTCCATGAGCCCCTTCAAGCGGCCCAAGCTGGGACGCTGGCTCACCTCCCGAGCCGATGAGTTCGACGTGATCGTTGCGGCGAAGATGGACCGGCTCACCCGACGCTCCATGCACTTCAACGAACTGTTGGAGTGGGCGCAGCAGAACGGGAAGTACATCGTCTGCGTGGAAGAGGGGTTCGACCTCTCTACCCCTCAGGGGAAGATGATGGCCCGGATGACGGCCGTCTTCGCTGAGGCTGAGTGGGACACGATCCAGGCACGCATCCTGAACGGCGTACAGAGCCGTCTGGAGAACCGTTCATGGCTGACAGGTGCTCCGCCCACCGGCTACAGCATCAAGGCCGTAGAGGGTGGCAAGCGGAAGGTTCTGGAGATTGACCGGGACTTCCACCCCTACGTTGAAGAGGTCTTCCGGCGCGTCCGTGAAGGTCAGTCCACTCACCGGATCGCACGTGACTTCAATTCCCGTGGCGTACTCACCTGGGGCGATCACCTCAGGAAGGTGAAGGGGGAGGAAACCAAGGGGACGCAATGGCAGTCAACCATCATCAACAAATTCATCCGGTCTTCCTGGCTTCCGGGAATCTACACCTACAAGGGTGAAGCCATCCTGGGCGACGACGGAGAAATCGTCATCCTCCCGGAAGAGCCGCTGGCGACAATGGATGAGTGGACAGATTTGGTGGACCGGATTAAATCCACTCCAAAAGCGGAAGGAGCGGAAAGCCGAAATGGTGCCAAAAGCCTGCTTTCCGGTGTCGCGCGGTGCGGGGAATGCAATTCTTCGGTGACTTCTCTCATGGGCTCTGGGCATACGAGGAGAGACGGAACCAAGGTCCCCGGACATAGGTATTACCGCTGCTCAAAGAAGTTCAAGGGCGGTGCCTGCTCCACTGGTCTCTACGTGCGCGCCGATGTGCTCGACACCTGGGTTGACCAGGAGATTCTGGGCAGCGTCGGCACGTGGGACATGTACGAGAGGGCGGGCGTAGGGCCCTCTCAGGCTCGGGAACTCCGGTCCGCTAAGGCGCGCCTGGAAAAGCTGGAAACTGACTTCCTGGCAGGCGAATATGACGGACAGGGGCAAGAGGAGTCCTACCGGCGTATGCACAAGAGCCTGTCGGCAAAGGTGGCACTCCTGGACAGGCAGGAAGCCGAGAGGGTTAACCCTGCCATCAAGTCCACGGGCAAGAAGTACGGGAAAGTCTGGCAGAGCAAAGACCGGGAAGACCGCAGGGAATTCCTGCGCACCTATGGAGTAAAGCTCTGGGCGTGGGGCAAGGGGGCCGAGGAAGGCGGAAGCGGAATGGTCATGGACCTAGGGGATATCCAGACGATGGCCAATGAGCTTTCCCTTTCCCGTCCTGGAAATAAGGAGGGAATGACGCGAATGGTCATCAGTCATAACGTCACCGAAGAATGCCGCCGGAAAGCGCTGGCATTCGCCAAAGAATAG
- a CDS encoding DUF6415 family natural product biosynthesis protein — MDSLTQALRGMLMLLLPEVTSAADRHPKGDMPRICALVGIEEAWRRLRPRSVPAASPCEPLRHAQRLARSVMALTDHYVNLGGLDSANLGGQA; from the coding sequence CTGGACAGCCTCACTCAGGCGCTCCGGGGAATGCTGATGCTGCTCCTCCCTGAGGTCACCTCAGCAGCCGACAGGCACCCCAAGGGAGACATGCCCCGTATCTGCGCCCTGGTGGGCATCGAGGAAGCCTGGCGACGTCTCAGGCCCCGTTCCGTACCGGCTGCTTCCCCGTGCGAGCCTCTGAGACACGCTCAGAGGCTCGCACGGTCCGTCATGGCGCTCACCGACCACTACGTGAACCTGGGTGGTCTCGACTCTGCGAACCTGGGTGGGCAGGCATGA
- a CDS encoding helix-turn-helix domain-containing protein yields MELIFQRERRASARDSREANDKTWSRPGKIDRAAVLEDLDVGLSVMKVAAKHGIGRATVFRIKAEAKEA; encoded by the coding sequence ATGGAACTGATCTTCCAGCGTGAGCGCCGCGCCTCTGCCCGTGACTCTCGTGAGGCCAACGACAAGACCTGGAGTCGTCCTGGGAAGATTGACCGTGCGGCCGTCCTGGAAGACCTGGATGTCGGACTGAGCGTCATGAAGGTAGCGGCCAAGCATGGCATCGGACGGGCAACCGTCTTCCGTATCAAGGCGGAAGCCAAGGAAGCCTGA
- a CDS encoding cold-shock protein: MPTGKVKWFNSEKGFGFLSRDDGGDVFVHSSVLPAGVDALKPGQRVEFGVVAGQRGDQALSVTILDPTPSVAAAQRRKPDELASIVQDLTTLLENITPMLERGRYPDKTQGAKIAGLLRAVADQLDV, from the coding sequence TTGCCGACTGGCAAGGTCAAATGGTTCAACAGTGAGAAGGGCTTCGGCTTTCTCTCCCGTGACGACGGCGGCGACGTCTTCGTCCACTCGTCGGTGCTCCCTGCCGGAGTCGACGCACTGAAGCCGGGACAGCGGGTCGAGTTCGGAGTCGTCGCGGGACAGCGCGGCGATCAGGCGCTGTCCGTCACGATCCTCGACCCGACCCCGTCGGTCGCCGCGGCGCAGCGCCGTAAGCCCGACGAACTGGCGTCCATCGTGCAGGACCTGACGACGCTCCTGGAGAACATCACACCGATGCTGGAGCGCGGTCGCTACCCCGACAAGACGCAGGGCGCGAAGATCGCGGGCCTGCTGCGCGCGGTCGCGGACCAGCTGGACGTCTGA
- a CDS encoding 1,4-dihydroxy-6-naphthoate synthase, which translates to MSKLKIAYSPCPNDTFVFDAWAHGRVPDAPRLDVTFADIDITNGWAESGADGHDVLKVSYAVLPWILDEYALLPCGGALGRGCGPLVLTREAGTGADLAGKTVAVPSERSTAYLLFRLWAAEQVPGGVGNVVVMPFHEIMPAVRDGKVDAGLVIHEARFTYENYGLHCLADMGEHWESTTGLPIPLGAIVARRSLGEETLRRLADAARTSVRMAWDDPGASRPYVLEHAQEMDPKVADQHIGLYVNEFTADLGEHGYAAVRGLLTRAAAEGLVPPLGPDALAFP; encoded by the coding sequence GTGAGCAAGTTGAAGATCGCCTACTCGCCCTGCCCGAACGACACCTTCGTCTTCGACGCCTGGGCCCACGGCCGTGTCCCCGACGCGCCCCGCCTCGACGTGACCTTCGCCGACATCGACATCACCAACGGCTGGGCGGAGAGCGGCGCCGACGGCCACGACGTCCTCAAGGTGTCGTACGCGGTGCTGCCCTGGATCCTCGACGAGTACGCGCTGCTGCCCTGCGGCGGCGCCCTCGGCCGGGGCTGCGGGCCGCTCGTACTGACCCGGGAGGCCGGGACCGGTGCCGATCTGGCCGGGAAGACGGTGGCGGTGCCGAGCGAGCGCTCGACCGCGTACCTGCTGTTCCGGCTATGGGCGGCCGAACAGGTGCCGGGCGGGGTCGGGAACGTCGTCGTGATGCCGTTCCACGAGATCATGCCCGCCGTGCGCGACGGCAAGGTCGACGCCGGGCTCGTCATCCACGAGGCCCGCTTCACGTACGAGAACTACGGGCTGCACTGCCTCGCCGACATGGGCGAGCACTGGGAGTCCACGACCGGGCTGCCGATCCCGCTCGGTGCGATCGTCGCCCGCCGGTCCCTCGGCGAGGAGACGCTGCGGCGGCTCGCCGACGCGGCCCGGACGTCGGTACGGATGGCCTGGGACGACCCCGGGGCCTCCCGCCCGTACGTCCTGGAGCACGCGCAGGAGATGGACCCGAAGGTGGCCGACCAGCACATCGGGCTGTACGTGAACGAGTTCACGGCCGACCTCGGCGAGCACGGCTACGCGGCGGTCCGCGGGCTGCTCACCCGCGCCGCGGCCGAGGGACTCGTACCGCCCCTCGGCCCGGACGCGCTCGCGTTCCCGTAG
- a CDS encoding futalosine hydrolase has translation MVPDHRIHRILIVTAVAAEADSVSAGLGLSPGLGGPEPLPLPGGLVLRRHTGGTGAVRIDVLVGGVGPAAVAASTGTALAYASLTGTDPGARTGTDTGTGPRTDRPSPGPYDLVVSAGIAGGFQPLAPLGSVVVSSALVAADLGAETPDGYLTVEELGFGRSAHPVPDALTGRIAAALDAGGPPYTVAPVLTVSTVTGTAARAAELAERHPGAAAEAMEGFGVAEAAAAYGLPVVEIRAVSNAVGPRDRAAWRIGEALAALRRTFELLSSTVFVELEPS, from the coding sequence GTGGTCCCCGACCATCGGATCCACCGGATCCTGATCGTGACGGCCGTGGCGGCGGAGGCGGACTCCGTCTCCGCGGGCCTCGGCCTCTCCCCCGGCCTCGGCGGCCCCGAGCCGCTTCCGCTGCCGGGCGGCCTCGTCCTGCGCCGCCACACGGGCGGCACCGGGGCCGTACGGATCGACGTGCTCGTCGGCGGGGTCGGCCCCGCCGCCGTCGCCGCCTCGACCGGGACCGCGCTGGCGTACGCCTCGCTCACCGGCACGGACCCCGGCGCCCGAACGGGCACGGACACCGGCACCGGCCCCCGGACCGACCGTCCCTCACCCGGGCCCTACGACCTGGTCGTCTCCGCCGGGATCGCCGGCGGGTTCCAGCCCCTCGCCCCCCTCGGGTCCGTCGTCGTGTCCTCGGCCCTCGTCGCCGCCGACCTCGGCGCGGAGACCCCCGACGGGTACCTGACCGTCGAGGAGCTCGGCTTCGGGCGCTCGGCCCACCCCGTACCGGACGCGCTGACCGGCCGTATCGCCGCCGCCCTGGACGCCGGCGGACCGCCATACACCGTCGCGCCCGTCCTCACCGTCTCCACCGTCACCGGTACCGCCGCGCGCGCCGCAGAGCTGGCGGAGCGGCACCCCGGAGCCGCCGCCGAGGCGATGGAGGGCTTCGGCGTCGCCGAGGCCGCCGCCGCGTACGGCCTGCCGGTCGTCGAGATCCGGGCCGTGTCGAACGCCGTCGGCCCCCGCGACCGCGCCGCCTGGCGCATCGGCGAGGCCCTGGCCGCGCTCCGGCGCACTTTCGAGCTGTTGAGCAGCACCGTCTTCGTGGAGCTGGAGCCGTCGTGA
- a CDS encoding DUF2771 domain-containing protein, giving the protein MTVAFFTGSRRRAAVALGAVSAGLLVLSACDKPTPIATLTVGTDSVHSEAACYNDGDAIKESQIQQCLNKKAEKSITVAMDDKIRFGVDPEIADHGWTIFLGGQQAEPEPYKKTYRTIPASAFFSSQSGEPASQTQVTIVENTGKKLTGIWHFQLKKES; this is encoded by the coding sequence ATGACCGTTGCGTTCTTCACCGGCTCGCGCCGCCGGGCCGCCGTCGCCCTCGGGGCCGTCTCCGCCGGGCTCCTCGTACTCTCCGCCTGCGACAAGCCGACTCCGATCGCGACCCTGACGGTCGGGACCGACTCGGTCCACTCCGAGGCCGCCTGCTACAACGACGGCGACGCCATCAAGGAGTCGCAGATCCAGCAGTGCCTCAACAAGAAGGCCGAGAAGTCCATCACCGTGGCGATGGACGACAAGATCCGCTTCGGGGTCGACCCCGAGATCGCGGACCACGGCTGGACCATCTTCCTCGGCGGCCAGCAGGCCGAGCCCGAGCCGTACAAGAAGACGTACCGGACCATTCCGGCCAGCGCCTTCTTCTCCAGCCAGTCCGGCGAGCCCGCCAGCCAGACCCAGGTGACCATCGTCGAGAACACCGGCAAGAAGCTGACCGGCATCTGGCACTTCCAGCTGAAGAAGGAATCCTGA